Proteins from a single region of Candidatus Kryptoniota bacterium:
- a CDS encoding pyridoxal-dependent decarboxylase, translating into MNDIMNNLTNILSDEPSLDPENWDEMKQLGHQMLDDMFNCLREIRSEPSWREIPEKTKRFLRSEIPIKPQKSSDVYREFKEHILPYPSGNIHPRFWAWVQGTGTPFGVLAEMLAATMDSNTAIGEHSAMYVEAQVINWCKQMLNYPANSSGILVSGGSMANITALIVARNHQTGKDIRQHGVKAAGGLMTIYYSTETHSCVDKAVEVMGIGRDAIRKIDVDKNFQIRTDKLVETIESDIAKGNTPFCVVGNAGTVNTGAIDALGDLLDISRKFGLWFHVDGAFGALAKLVPEYAGQLKPIEEADSVAFDLHKWMYMPYEVGCVLVKDAKAHRNAFAVDANYLLNHERGLAAGPDPMGNYGLELSRGFKALKVWMSLKEHGLERYAAAIRKNIAQAFYLGELIAKEKTLELLAPVSMNIVCYRYTGGESAHTDLNELNKNIVMELQERGIASPSSTMIGTKYAIRVAITNHRSRKEDFELLVKETIKIGNELSS; encoded by the coding sequence ATGAATGACATTATGAACAACTTAACCAACATTCTGTCCGACGAACCGTCCCTCGATCCTGAAAATTGGGACGAGATGAAGCAACTAGGTCATCAAATGCTCGATGACATGTTCAATTGTCTTCGCGAGATTAGAAGCGAACCGTCATGGCGAGAAATCCCGGAGAAAACAAAACGGTTCTTGAGGTCGGAGATTCCGATTAAGCCCCAAAAATCTTCGGATGTGTATCGCGAATTCAAAGAGCACATACTTCCATATCCCAGCGGGAACATTCATCCGCGCTTCTGGGCATGGGTGCAGGGAACCGGAACGCCGTTCGGAGTTCTTGCGGAAATGCTTGCGGCAACCATGGATTCGAATACAGCCATCGGCGAACATTCTGCGATGTACGTCGAAGCGCAGGTGATCAACTGGTGCAAGCAAATGCTGAATTATCCTGCGAACTCATCCGGTATTCTTGTGAGCGGAGGATCGATGGCGAATATCACCGCACTGATAGTCGCAAGAAATCATCAAACGGGAAAAGACATCCGGCAACATGGAGTCAAAGCTGCGGGCGGACTGATGACCATATACTATTCGACTGAAACCCACAGCTGCGTGGACAAGGCGGTCGAAGTTATGGGAATCGGGAGGGACGCAATCAGGAAAATTGATGTCGACAAAAATTTTCAGATAAGGACGGACAAACTCGTCGAGACAATCGAATCGGATATCGCCAAAGGGAATACACCGTTTTGTGTAGTCGGAAATGCGGGCACAGTGAACACCGGCGCGATCGATGCACTGGGCGATCTCCTTGACATTTCAAGAAAATTTGGACTCTGGTTCCATGTCGACGGCGCGTTCGGCGCGCTCGCGAAACTCGTCCCCGAATACGCCGGTCAGCTGAAGCCTATTGAAGAAGCCGACAGTGTTGCCTTCGATCTTCATAAATGGATGTATATGCCCTACGAGGTAGGATGCGTATTGGTGAAAGATGCAAAGGCCCATAGGAATGCATTCGCCGTCGACGCTAACTATCTTTTGAATCATGAACGAGGGCTCGCGGCAGGTCCGGACCCGATGGGAAATTACGGGCTCGAGCTGTCGAGAGGATTCAAGGCACTAAAAGTTTGGATGTCGCTCAAGGAGCATGGACTTGAGAGGTACGCAGCCGCGATCCGGAAAAATATCGCTCAGGCTTTTTATCTCGGCGAACTGATAGCGAAGGAAAAAACACTTGAGCTTCTGGCACCGGTAAGCATGAACATAGTCTGTTATAGATACACAGGAGGAGAATCAGCACACACGGATCTCAACGAGCTCAACAAGAATATCGTCATGGAGCTCCAGGAACGTGGGATCGCGTCACCGTCATCGACAATGATCGGGACAAAGTACGCGATACGTGTTGCAATAACGAATCACCGGAGCCGCAAAGAAGACTTTGAGCTGCTTGTCAAAGAGACGATCAAGATTGGAAACGAACTATCGTCCTGA